CTGGTTTTCTGTCTGACTTTCTTCTCTTCAGGCTGCAACGGGTGTACTTTAGAGAGTATGGAAACACTTTCTTCCAGTTCAGGGAAGGAGCAGTTCTGTGGGTCATGCCACATTCGCCCGGATATCAGCTCAGGTGAAATTTTGAGCAAATCAGATCTGCTTTCTGGCATGCACTGCACAGCCTACTGCTTATTCCCGACTTGTAATTCCGCTGGGCCCCTGCAGTTACTTTCAtcccttttgttttgaaatcgGGAGGTGGCTCTGTCCACGTGCCTGTTCCAAAAATAGACAAGTGTTCCTGCTGATGTCCCCTCCAAAGCTCCAGACAGGCAAAAGCGTCTGAAGTTGACATAGGGCGGCAGTGTTGTGTGTCACAGTGCATTTCATATAGATCTGCAGATGTTTGCGATTCGGGATGAGACTTTTGGGAGTGACCCGCTGCATCCGCTTTCCAGGTCAGATCGACAACCGGAGTAAACTACGGAACATCGTTGAGCTGCGTTTGGCCGGCCTGGATATTACAGATGCGTCTTTACGGCTGATCATAAGGCACATGCCTCTGCTCTCCAAACTCAATCTTAGTTACTGTAATCACGTGACAGATCAGTCTATTAACCTGCTGACCGCGGTTGGAACCACCACGCGGGATTCactaacagaaattaatttatcaGGTAAGCAACACAAGCGCAGAGGAGCAGGGGGGGATTCAAATTGCCCATCGGCATTAGACTTGTGAGAAACACTCACCAGTGGAAGTGGTTTTACCCAGCTCTTCCCCTGGCCCCGGTGtcgcagcccccccagggctctGTTTAAGCTGCTGGACGTGCTGCCGGTGTGAAAggccccgcagctgccagccTTCCCCCGGGCCTCCACCAGCCGCCTCCCGCTTGGCAGCCATGTGTTGTACCTCGCTCATCCTCCACAGGGGATTTTCCAGGGCCGCCGCTCGGCGCATCTGGTGTCCTTTGCTTTATCTCATCAGTTACACAACAGAGTCACGGGGATCCGAgcgtggccgtggggctggccgGGCCATTTCCCCCTCGGCACAGCACGAGAGCAGCAAGAAGGACCTACCGCAGCCGGGATAAACCGTCCTTGTGCTGCGGAACAAACCGAGACGCGCTGTTAACTTTCTccccgtattttttttttttccctggcagacTGCAATAAGGTTACTGATCAGTGCCTGTCTTACTTCAAACGGTGTGGAAACATCTGCCAGATCGACCTGAGGTACTGCAAGCAAGTGACAAAAGAAGGCTGCGAGCAGTTCATAGCGGAGATGTCCGTAAGTGTTCAATTTGGGCAAGTGGAAGAAAAACTTCTGCAAAAACTGAGTTAGTTAAAGGACACGTGTAAatactggggcgggggggggggaagggactAAGAACACGTAgggattttattttcaattgGGAACTTGGAATATTGGAAAATACCGCGATTGGATTTTACAACTCTTGTCGAGGAGAGAACAACATGAAACTACCCATGTTAAGAATTTCAACTTGTGCCACTAATTCAGTCTACCTGGGATGTCCTGCACTGGCTCTTATGCAAATTCATAAGGCGACTGTTATTGATGATAATTGTTCACACCCGGAAGACGACTGATCTCCAAGAAATACTGTTATTTAAAGTACCACAGCATGTGCTTGGTAGTGTAaatttgatttctgcttttcGTTTcttagaacaacaaaaaaaaaagttggtgtcATTAAAGTGGACCACGCACTGCATTTCTGCCTTCTTAACacgttttgttttgttacatCTTACATTATGCAGAACTATTTTTGtacaaaaattgtttaaaaattatttatgcaatGTTTGAATGCATTaccagtgttttggttttgattgccAATTTTTATCTTTACTTATGGTAGGCGAGAACTTAACCTATACTTCGTAGACAGTATCTATCTACAAACGTGCCCAGGTCAGGAAAAGTAGGTTAATACTTTCAACTTAAAGCATGTTTTAATGGAAGTTTATATCCTGCTTTGTATACTTCAGAAGTGACATAAGCATGTTGTGGAAATAAGGTGTAAATTATAGTTGAAGTAAAACACTTTGCCAAGTTTTATCTGTATAGAAATCACCTTTttctcaaaattttaaaaaattccaatTTCAGCTTTTGCACATAGGAGGGTTTCACTCTGTAGCATGAGCTCTTGTActcaatataaaattaatttatacagTGAGTCCAGCCGTAGAATAAATGGTCAAACGTAGTCTCTCTTTCTTTGAAGTGTGAGTTGAGTTCTCATTTAAGGTTTATAACATGGTTATTTCCTGATTGTAAAATTCTGCATTCATAAGTGCCATTGTTGTACGGTGTTGTTTTCGTAGACCCTTCCTGATGCAGTTTTACCTTTGTTGAATTTGTATAAACAATTGTACAAAAACAGGCGCTGGCTCTGCGGGTTTCTGTTCCGCggggggctgggtttgggggaaGCTGTGTGTGGAGGTCACGTCTGGGTTCCGTGTGCGGAGCGGGTGCTGGTTGTAGCCTGGGTACAAGGTGGATCAACAGCAGAAGCCCCTCTTCCTGTCATCCTGCAAGGAGTGCTTTCACAGCGCTTGAGCTGTTCCTTGGCCTGTGCCTTTAAGTTGGCAAATTCCGACAGACTTTTAGTGAGGCAGGAATAAAATACACATCTATGCCTCCCTCAACCTGGAATCTGCCCAGATCAGTCTCGAGCAACACGGACATCTCGAGCGTTGAAGCTTGAGCTGAGTAACCAACAGCACTCCCACAGCTGGTTAAGAAAAGAGACGGAGGCTGAGAAAGCCCATCACAAATCTTTATTAAGCTTGTGTGGCTAATGATCAGCATGGAAATAACATATAgggtatgtttttcttcattagctTACCCACGGAACAGAGACTCCAGGAATTAAGTACCATTAAAAAGTTACttctaaaaaataaagccattgaGAGGTTTGCTCCCTTCTGAAAAATAACCCGCGCTGGCTCTaagctgtgtattttattttgaggaggagctactttctctttttcaagccAGCTTAATTTTTTACATAAAAGCCCAGAGCAGGCGTGACAGTGTAGCAGAGGGAACGAGTTCTCAAGTGCTGCAGCTGAGGCAAAGTGTGGCCCTGATACATGTGGGAATGTATCAGGCTCATGTgggaaattaaaagaagaaagcgCAGCTCCATTGCTGAACCCTGCTGAAAGGTCAGGCCTGCCCTTCCTCACCGCCCTTATTTTAGACCTTCATCAGGGAAGGCCACGCCTGGCCCCAGGCAGCCTGTCCCCAGAACAAGAGCTGTTCTTGCTGCCCTCTTCCCCCAGACGTCCTGCAAGGACTGTTGAAGTCCTTGCTCCAAGAGGACCCGTACCCTGCTGCTGGAACCTGGGCCAAGGGCTGACAGCAACATAAGTCACTCGCAGCTCCAGGAAGCGTGGTTAATAGTGACTCGGCCTCGGTTAAAAGAGCTGTGAACATGAGGTTTTTAAACAAATACCATGTTTCCTTCCCCTTAATAAAACCCCTCCCCATTTAAGGTTAGTAACACCATACATTCCACAGGTTAGCAGCAAGTAGTTTCATGACCCTGATTAGTATTCACAGTAACATCAGGTTGTCGGCACGTGGCATACAATCATCACACATAAGATTAATAGTTACAATAGGCATGAGTGGATTAAGGACCACAAGAATATGGTTTTCTatacccctttttaaaaaaatattttattcctaaaCTAAAAACCACTTAGTAATCGGTATCTGGACAGCACATGGCAGAGCCCTGCAAAGCGACAGCGCTTTTTGTACATTGACAAAGAATGGCCAAGACAGTACCTGTGTAATGACAGACACACTGAAGGAAGCAATCGGCATAAAACAGATTGCTTAAGGGCTTCTGTGCAGGTACAGTTAATGGCAGTGCTTTCTACAGTCATATTTTATACTGTTAACACTGTTACAGGGACAGTGTCAGAACAGTTACATTCTATAATTATTTAAAAGCCGAATATTCAACTGATATATTCGTTGCTTCTAATGCACTAGACGACGTAACACTCTAATATGGTCGAGCAGTGGTGTTTTCTGACCGCTTGCTGAGTACTGAATACGCTAATTAGAGGTGATATTCTTCAGAAGAGAGCAAGAACTGCTGTAAACAGTTTGACTCAAACAGTTTGTGGGTTTATAAGGTAAGTCAGGCAGTGCTCTTACTGTACACACTGGCATCGTGTTGTACTGCCCAACCCTGGGATTCGGTACGCTGTAGAAAAGTGTTTCACAAACTTCTAGATCCAGATGTTCAAAATGCTGTGTTTATTGGGAACTAAAAAGCCCCAAGGTTGGGCACCGCTGCCCACAGCAGTCCTGGAAGGGTGACTGTAAAATCCGTTTTTGGTCTTGGTTTACGATTTGAACACGTGCACAGCCCGTACAACGTACTGTCGGCAGATGGGGCACTCGCTCATCCTCTTGCCACACTTGGTGCAAGTGACCATGTGGCCGCACTCCAGCAGGACGCAGTCGATCACAGCGTCCATGCAGATGCGACACAGGTTATCGTCGTTGTCGTTCAGCTGCATCTTCTCGCCCTCTgaaacagagcagagagggaggtcAGGCATTCAGGCCCTGGGAAACCTGTGAAGTTCTAACCCAGGCAACCACTAAAATACACAGAGAGCTAATTTAGCATGAAGCAGTGCTGCCCCATGTCCACAATAGCTTTTCTAACCCACAGCTAAGAATTAATCTatattccttcaaaaaaaacccccaaaaaacaacgaAACACGAACAAGAAAATTCCCAAGTGAATATCTAATACGTGGCTTCATTCTTTAAACTCAGAAACCATTTTCAATTCAGAACATAATGACACTGAAATAACGTGCTGGATTAAAATTCAGAGCATGTTGGTTTTCCATCGCTGAGCTTACTTCGTTTGGCAGAACGCTTTCCTCAGAAGATTaaacacaataataataaagcagaCTAAGAAGTAGAAGCCTAAGTAGGCTGTAAAGGTGGCAGAACTGAACAAAACCTGTCGAGTTTCACTGCGAATAGACAACATCCCCTATCAGTAACCCAATGATGTTCTCTCAGACCacgtgaaaaaaaataatcataagttTAAAGCCTGATTTCAGACAGGTTTTCAATTCTAGTTTATGACCAAGCCGAGGGTTTCACTTAAGCCATGTTTTGACATTCACTAACAGTCCCCCACCTTCACAAGCCTTCTCCACCCCAGTTAGCTGATGATTTCACACCCGATTATCACAGTGCCTGCAGTGTATGTGCTGGCACAAGCTGGCTGTGCAGTGGCCCAGGGCTATTAAATTTTCCAGTCACCACAGTCCACCGTTCTGTACAGCCTGACCGCTGGCTGCAGGAATGACAAGCCAGGCAGGCATTTTTCAAGCTGGCAGTGACATCAAGAAGTTGCTCCTCAGCCTGTACTTTGTGCACAGGAACGGGCCTGTGCATGTACTACAGTCAGGCAAGTGAAAGGCTCCAATCGTTGAGCGTAACAGAGGGCAGAAGAGCACCCGTCACTGAGCCGCAGCCACAGAACCACCTTATCATGAAAACATGGACCGAGACCAAACCACTTGAACTTGGACGTCTGCCACTGTAGCTTTTAATTCTGTACCGCAGTAAAAGACCTGAATTGCTTTGGTCTGTTGACAGCTCCTGAGAAGCTCCCTCGCTAATGCCTTGTGAAACCTAATAAAAGACGTGGAGGTGCCAAGTTTCATGTTCTCTGAGGAACTGGTTCTCAGTTGTGCAATTTTACCTTCACTGTGAAAGCTGAGCTCTCCGAGCTTTGGAAAAGAAGTCACAAAAAACCAGCACAATCCTGGAAAGCTTAATTTACTCATTAGAACTATGTCCAACTATTCTAGATGCAGCTTGAGTTGTTAAAACACACTTTCCAGTGGTTTCCTAACTGAGCGGACTGAGTTAGATACCAAGTCCTTCTGTTGGCAGAACGAGCTACTGGAAACCAGAAAATAAGTAGTCTTAAGAAAGTGATAATTAAATATAAACCTACGTGTCTTGTGGTTTTCTTCACTCTCTCTGTATAGTCTGCTCACTTTTTCCACAAGTTCCCATTTTTCACAGCATCCCGAGTAGTTGACAAAATTACACGCGAGTATTTCCTTCAGCTGCCGAACACTCAACCCTTCGATGTCTTCCAGACTTGAAATATCAGACAAAGACGCCCTCGCTCTCTTTCTGGACAGTCCAGGGGTCTGAAACACATcagctgtatgtttttaactGTCCCGGTAGGTTCAGAGCACCACATCTGGTGCTACATTAAGCTGCAGCAGCTTGGctaaagttttattctttttaaagtcagTACTTGCAAATATGCATTGCTAGACACAGCTAATTCTGAAAGAACTAGCGTGTGACAGTAAATGTTGACAGAGATCTAAACACTTTAAGATGTCACATGCCAAAAATTCATTCTTTGGATAGTTCATCTCTCACCTGCTCTTCtgcactttcttcttcttcattaTTTATAGAAGATGTTTCAGTTTGTCCCTGTGTACAAAATGAAACtaatcaggattaaaaaaaaataatatcccttctaaaatattttcctttgtaccAAACTGATCACAGATGTCAATGACATTTTGAAGTTTGAATTGCTACTAATGTTACGGATTTAAGTCACCACTATCATCTAAACAAGTAATCTTATCTAGTAATCTTCTCTTTTCAGGTGAGAGATACAAAAGGCATTTTTCGTGCCAACctgaactaaaataaaatgccaattGGTGCAAAGTGATgcatacctattaaaaaaaaaaaagctatgttatACCACAAAACAGATGTTAATTATTGTACCCGTAAAGGTGTTCCATTTCCTGTGCTTCCCCTTCTGTTTGCAAGTTCTCCTTGAGACGACACCGATACAGACATAGAAAATGGATGAGTAAAAAAGCCTGAAGTCTGTGACCGTGACGAATGCAAGCTACTAGCGTCCATATCCTCCTCCGAACCTAATCCATGGTGGCACAGCACAAGATCCACCaagtcttctttctctctgcacATATCTGTCGGTATGTTTCTGAGAATCAGATACTGACGCAGATCCTTTACTTTCAATCTCATTAACTGAGGGCGCTGGAAGGCTGTTTCTTGCAGCAAGTGACAAGTGGAACATCTTCTGAGATTCTCTTGTAAGACCGAACAAACTGAGCAAAAATCCTTCTTGCAGTCACAACACACGTGctaaggagaaagagaaaataaatagcattcaGCTGTATGTCACAGAAAACAGGTTATACACTgctctttccttctccaggctaCATAATTTACTCAGTCTTTCCATCATCAATTTTGACACACATCATTTTTAGGATTTAAGTCTAGAAAACTGCACTGTCAAATTGTTTTGCAGGTGTTCTAAGACAGTCCATCGCTTTTGTAGCACTACTGTCAGCTGATTTGAGGTTTCAGtgaaaaaacattatgaaaaaaacaaatgaataaagtACTCGAGTTGTAGTTCAGAcaataaacaaaactgaaagccAGGCAATTGCATGGTATGTTAAAATACTTTTGAATATACTAAGTGTCACTGCTCTTTTCACATGTGTAAAAACAAGTATAATTAAACAAACTTTAAAGAATGTACTTCTTCCTCAATTGATTCAACGAATTCAAAGTAGGCCTTAAATGTGATGGATCACGTGGTAGGTAAATACTCCCAAACACCCAGATGTCATTTCTGAAGAGAGCTTTGTTCAAAAGACTCACTACATTTTACAAAAGCTGGAACAGGCAAGACTTTCAGCAGCAATTTTAAATGGTCATCTCGTCCACTGTGAACAAATCCAAACTCTTCAAGTTTTTCAGGATTTTAGTAAATTAATATTAGCTTCAGAAAGTGTCCCTACACAACGCTTAATTCAACAAAGTCTTTGCCATGTGAACAACAGGACACATAGGAAAGGGGAAACTGAACATGAACACACAAACTGAAGAAAGAGGCTTCATGTTTATCCAGACGAGCTACAGAGAATTAAGTCACTGAGTGGACAAAATAATGATGCTGGACGGCCACGATACACAGAAATAATACTGACAGT
This Chroicocephalus ridibundus chromosome 13, bChrRid1.1, whole genome shotgun sequence DNA region includes the following protein-coding sequences:
- the RNF34 gene encoding E3 ubiquitin-protein ligase RNF34 isoform X1; this translates as MKAGATSMWASCCGLLNEVMGTGAVRGQQAGFGGGAGPFRFAPNTDFSAYPSPAAAGTNIVCKACGLSFSVFRKKHVCCDCKKDFCSVCSVLQENLRRCSTCHLLQETAFQRPQLMRLKVKDLRQYLILRNIPTDMCREKEDLVDLVLCHHGLGSEEDMDASSLHSSRSQTSGFFTHPFSMSVSVSSQGELANRRGSTGNGTPLRGQTETSSINNEEEESAEEQTPGLSRKRARASLSDISSLEDIEGLSVRQLKEILACNFVNYSGCCEKWELVEKVSRLYRESEENHKTQGEKMQLNDNDDNLCRICMDAVIDCVLLECGHMVTCTKCGKRMSECPICRQYVVRAVHVFKS
- the RNF34 gene encoding E3 ubiquitin-protein ligase RNF34 isoform X2, producing the protein MKAGATSMWASCCGLLNEVMGTGAVRGQQAGFGGGAGPFRFAPNTDFSAYPSPAAAGTNIVCKACGLSFSVFRKKHVCCDCKKDFCSVCSVLQENLRRCSTCHLLQETAFQRPQLMRLKVKDLRQYLILRNIPTDMCREKEDLVDLVLCHHGLGSEEDMDASSLHSSRSQTSGFFTHPFSMSVSVSSQGELANRRGSTGNGTPLRTPGLSRKRARASLSDISSLEDIEGLSVRQLKEILACNFVNYSGCCEKWELVEKVSRLYRESEENHKTQGEKMQLNDNDDNLCRICMDAVIDCVLLECGHMVTCTKCGKRMSECPICRQYVVRAVHVFKS